From a single Fusobacterium ulcerans ATCC 49185 genomic region:
- a CDS encoding aminotransferase class V-fold PLP-dependent enzyme has translation MEMIIIDKKVYYFDNSATSFPKPESVYKSFEKAIRFYGANPGRGGHRMAVEASKAIYETREKIAALFNIKNPLQIAFTYNSTYALNFAVKGIIPKNSHIITTSLEHNSVLRPVFYEKDENNARISIISPSEDGNIHSENVINAMTSETKAVILTHMSNVTGAIIDLLPITAEARKRNILTIVDVSQSAGFLDIDVEKLKIDVLCFTGHKSLFGIQGTGGIYIRDEIKISPIIEGGTGSFSKMKRQPLSMPEVLEAGTLNTPGIVSLAAGIDFLNSVGLENIRKHENNLTKKFIEGLKDMEEIIIYGPEKRGPVVTINIKGVDSGDLAAYLDEEYGILTRAGIHCAPLAHESMHSGENGGVRFSFGYFNTEEDITYAINTLKNIVSDFKNI, from the coding sequence ATGGAGATGATTATCATAGATAAAAAAGTTTATTATTTTGACAATTCTGCGACTTCTTTCCCTAAACCTGAATCTGTTTATAAAAGTTTTGAAAAAGCTATCAGATTTTATGGTGCTAATCCTGGAAGAGGAGGTCATAGAATGGCCGTTGAAGCTTCTAAAGCCATCTATGAAACAAGAGAAAAAATAGCTGCCCTTTTTAATATTAAAAATCCACTTCAGATAGCTTTTACTTATAATTCAACATATGCTTTAAATTTTGCAGTAAAGGGCATTATTCCAAAAAATTCTCACATAATTACTACTTCTCTTGAACATAATTCTGTTTTAAGACCAGTTTTTTATGAAAAAGATGAAAACAATGCTCGTATATCTATTATTTCTCCTTCTGAAGACGGAAATATTCATTCTGAAAATGTTATAAATGCTATGACTTCTGAAACAAAGGCAGTTATTCTTACTCATATGTCTAATGTCACTGGTGCTATAATTGACTTGCTTCCAATCACTGCCGAGGCAAGAAAAAGAAATATTTTAACAATAGTTGATGTTTCACAAAGTGCTGGTTTTTTAGATATAGATGTAGAAAAATTAAAAATAGATGTACTTTGTTTTACTGGTCATAAATCTTTATTTGGAATACAGGGAACTGGAGGAATATATATCAGAGATGAAATTAAAATTTCTCCAATAATTGAAGGAGGTACTGGCAGTTTCTCGAAAATGAAAAGACAGCCTCTTTCTATGCCAGAAGTTCTTGAAGCTGGGACTCTCAACACTCCTGGTATAGTGAGTCTTGCAGCAGGAATAGATTTCCTTAATTCTGTTGGTTTAGAAAATATAAGAAAGCATGAAAATAATCTTACTAAAAAATTTATAGAAGGTTTAAAAGATATGGAAGAAATAATAATTTATGGTCCAGAAAAAAGAGGCCCAGTAGTTACAATCAATATAAAAGGTGTAGATTCTGGAGATCTTGCTGCCTATCTTGATGAAGAATATGGCATACTTACCAGAGCAGGTATTCACTGTGCTCCTTTGGCTCATGAGTCTATGCACTCTGGAGAAAATGGAGGAGTTAGATTTTCTTTTGGGTACTTTAATACAGAAGAAGATATCACTTATGCTATTAATACTCTTAAAAATATAGTTTCAGATTTTAAAAATATTTAG
- a CDS encoding CD3324 family protein, which produces MKYINADIILPNHLIEELQKYTQGNYIYIPVKKEKHKKWGEVSGYKKEIEERNKKITEEYHSGISTSILAEKYYLSISAIRKIIYKK; this is translated from the coding sequence ATGAAATATATAAATGCAGATATAATATTACCAAATCATTTAATAGAAGAACTTCAAAAATATACTCAAGGAAATTACATATATATCCCTGTAAAAAAAGAAAAACATAAAAAATGGGGAGAAGTATCTGGTTATAAAAAAGAAATAGAAGAAAGAAATAAAAAGATAACTGAAGAATATCATAGTGGAATATCCACTTCAATTCTTGCTGAAAAATACTATCTTTCTATTTCTGCTATAAGAAAAATAATTTATAAGAAATAA
- a CDS encoding inorganic pyrophosphatase has translation MKYDKDFWNALDSLVSNSTIIIDRPKGSIHPKYADFTYKIDYGYLSDTTSLDNEGIDIWRGTDPAQKINGIICTIDLKKKDSEIKILIGCTDAEIQTVYEAHNNTEFMKGFLIIRT, from the coding sequence ATGAAGTATGATAAAGATTTTTGGAATGCTCTTGATTCTTTAGTTTCTAATTCAACAATAATAATTGACAGACCCAAAGGTAGCATTCATCCCAAATATGCAGATTTTACTTATAAAATAGATTATGGTTATTTATCTGATACCACTTCTTTAGACAATGAAGGAATTGATATATGGAGAGGAACTGATCCAGCTCAAAAAATAAACGGAATAATATGCACTATTGATTTAAAGAAAAAAGATTCAGAAATTAAAATCTTAATTGGATGTACAGATGCAGAGATTCAAACTGTCTATGAAGCTCATAATAACACTGAATTTATGAAAGGATTTTTAATAATCAGAACATAA
- a CDS encoding alkaline ceramidase, with the protein MKIGYGERDITPECPITMIGFYRADNLSKGILDKLYTQCALFSYDNEYSCVITIDSIGFTIEDSNYLRDIVGKFLKITRDKIMICFSHTHSAPNNGIERSYFDFICCKTLEAVNEATADMNVVKAIWGSFETNIGENRRGEKNILDKRAGILKISDSKSGDTKLILLRVTAHANILSSDNYFISADYFGAARKFLKEKYNCNIMITQGASGNVRPLYRQKNSDFLEIYSYEASLVQSNKNIPPFEAIEMINKTVYELYNGIDKIIHSIVPEEIYRIKMFSKIKRFYSDVPSLEKANKILIEAKEEAGIDGSSWLEEVKKLNNSKITEQYTDIEIQYFILNNGCFCGIPEEIMCETALETVKKLKNNHIYLGGYTNGCNGYFPTYEEFLKGGYEVVWSYLIYYIYHGRVSSLRKESADILVDTIVSQFKNLHKSKN; encoded by the coding sequence ATGAAAATAGGATATGGAGAAAGGGATATTACTCCTGAATGCCCTATAACAATGATAGGTTTTTACAGAGCAGATAATTTATCTAAAGGAATTCTAGACAAACTCTATACTCAATGTGCATTATTTAGTTATGATAATGAATATTCATGTGTCATCACTATAGACAGTATTGGATTTACTATTGAGGATTCTAATTATCTTCGAGATATTGTAGGAAAATTTCTAAAAATTACAAGAGACAAAATAATGATATGCTTTTCACATACTCACTCAGCTCCAAATAATGGGATAGAACGCTCTTATTTTGATTTTATCTGCTGCAAAACTCTTGAAGCTGTAAATGAAGCAACTGCTGATATGAATGTTGTAAAAGCAATCTGGGGAAGTTTTGAAACAAATATAGGAGAGAACAGAAGAGGAGAAAAAAATATTTTAGATAAAAGAGCTGGAATATTAAAAATAAGTGATTCCAAGAGTGGAGATACAAAACTTATTCTTTTAAGAGTTACAGCCCATGCAAATATTTTAAGCAGTGATAATTACTTTATTTCTGCTGACTATTTTGGAGCTGCAAGAAAATTTTTAAAAGAAAAATATAATTGTAATATTATGATAACTCAGGGAGCTTCTGGAAATGTTAGACCTCTATATAGACAAAAAAACAGTGATTTTCTTGAAATTTATTCATATGAGGCATCTTTAGTACAATCAAATAAAAATATTCCTCCTTTCGAAGCAATAGAAATGATAAATAAAACTGTCTATGAATTATATAATGGTATTGATAAAATTATCCACTCCATTGTTCCAGAAGAAATATATAGAATAAAGATGTTTTCTAAAATAAAAAGATTCTATTCTGATGTTCCTTCTCTTGAAAAAGCTAATAAAATTCTTATAGAAGCAAAAGAAGAAGCTGGAATAGATGGAAGCAGCTGGTTGGAAGAAGTTAAAAAACTGAATAACAGCAAAATTACTGAGCAATATACAGACATTGAAATACAATACTTTATCTTAAATAATGGCTGTTTTTGTGGTATACCAGAGGAAATAATGTGTGAAACAGCTTTAGAAACTGTAAAAAAACTAAAAAATAATCATATATATCTTGGTGGATATACCAATGGCTGCAATGGTTACTTTCCCACTTATGAAGAATTTCTCAAAGGAGGATATGAAGTAGTATGGTCATACCTTATTTACTATATCTATCATGGAAGAGTTTCTTCACTTAGAAAAGAAAGTGCTGACATCTTAGTTGATACAATTGTTTCTCAATTCAAAAATTTACATAAATCTAAAAATTAA
- a CDS encoding GNAT family acetyltransferase, which produces MEIRYAVPNDLDGLLDLLKAYHMNSIPEEEKKNGFVTTNITKEQLHNLMENEKGITVAADDDKIVGFALAGSWKFWQPWPLFTHMIEHLEEFKLNGETLTAKNSYQYGPVCIDKRYRGTGIFEKLFALSLESMANRFPYMVTFINQINPRSYAAHTKKAKMTESGTFDWNNNHYWLMAIQTK; this is translated from the coding sequence ATGGAAATTCGTTATGCAGTACCTAATGATTTAGATGGACTGTTGGATCTACTGAAAGCTTATCATATGAATTCAATCCCAGAAGAAGAAAAGAAAAATGGATTTGTAACTACTAACATTACTAAAGAACAATTACACAATTTAATGGAAAATGAAAAAGGTATTACAGTAGCAGCAGATGATGATAAGATTGTGGGATTTGCCCTTGCAGGAAGCTGGAAATTCTGGCAGCCTTGGCCATTGTTTACACATATGATTGAACATCTTGAGGAATTTAAGTTAAATGGAGAAACACTGACAGCCAAAAATTCTTATCAATATGGACCTGTCTGTATAGATAAAAGATATCGTGGTACAGGTATATTTGAAAAACTTTTTGCTCTTTCTCTTGAAAGTATGGCTAATCGTTTTCCTTATATGGTTACATTTATCAATCAGATCAATCCGCGTTCTTATGCTGCTCATACAAAGAAAGCTAAGATGACAGAGTCTGGTACTTTTGATTGGAACAATAATCACTATTGGCTTATGGCTATCCAAACAAAATAA
- the ptsP gene encoding phosphoenolpyruvate--protein phosphotransferase, producing the protein MSRQIKGIDASPGIAIGKIFLYQEKELVIEEGKTSNPETEKEKLLAGREKSKEQLLVIRDKTAKKLGEDKAAIFDGHITLLEDEDLFDEVTEIIEDEGINAEAALQRGIDDYCEMLSNLEDEYLRERAADLRDIGKRWLYNTAGMEILDLSSLPPNTVVAAKDLTPSDTAQIDLNNVVAFITEIGGKTAHSSIMARSLELPAVVGTGNICSVVKSGETVIVDALKGDIILDPSAEEIAKYEAKKAEYFEEKELLKQLKDKEAISKDGIKVGAWANIGSPKDVDGVLRNGGTGIGLYRTEFLFMNNDRFPTEEEQFEAYKAVAEKMEGKPVTIRTMDIGGDKSLPYMQLPKEENPFLGWRAIRVCLDRPEILKTQFRALLRASAFGHIKIMLPMIMDITEIRRSKVILEECKAELIAEGAKFDENIALGIMVETPAVAFRARNFAEEVDFFSIGTNDLTQYTLAVDRGNENISHLYDTYNPTVLEAIRLSIKGAHEAGISISMCGEFAGDEKATALLFGMGLDSFSMSAISVPRIKKNIMSLDKKKCEALVEEVMALNTSEEILEVIKKFNKENLK; encoded by the coding sequence ATGAGTAGACAAATAAAGGGTATTGATGCATCACCTGGTATTGCAATAGGAAAAATATTTTTATATCAGGAAAAAGAGCTTGTTATTGAAGAAGGGAAAACTTCTAATCCAGAAACTGAAAAAGAAAAACTGTTAGCTGGAAGAGAAAAATCAAAAGAACAATTATTAGTAATAAGAGATAAAACTGCAAAAAAACTAGGAGAAGATAAAGCGGCAATATTTGATGGGCATATCACACTTCTGGAAGATGAAGATCTTTTTGATGAAGTAACTGAAATCATAGAAGATGAAGGGATAAATGCAGAAGCAGCACTTCAAAGAGGGATAGATGATTATTGTGAAATGTTGTCTAACTTAGAAGATGAATATTTAAGAGAAAGAGCAGCAGACCTTAGAGATATTGGAAAAAGATGGCTTTACAACACAGCAGGAATGGAAATATTAGATTTAAGTTCACTTCCTCCTAATACAGTTGTAGCAGCAAAAGATCTTACTCCATCTGATACTGCTCAAATAGATTTAAATAATGTAGTAGCATTTATCACTGAAATTGGTGGAAAAACTGCTCACTCATCTATCATGGCTAGATCATTGGAATTGCCAGCAGTTGTGGGTACTGGGAATATATGTTCTGTTGTAAAAAGTGGAGAAACTGTAATAGTTGATGCATTAAAAGGAGATATTATACTAGATCCTTCAGCAGAAGAAATAGCAAAATATGAAGCTAAAAAAGCAGAATATTTTGAAGAAAAAGAACTTTTAAAACAGCTAAAAGATAAAGAAGCTATATCAAAAGATGGAATAAAAGTTGGAGCTTGGGCTAATATAGGTTCTCCTAAAGATGTGGATGGAGTACTTAGAAATGGTGGAACAGGAATTGGACTATACAGAACTGAGTTCTTATTTATGAATAATGACAGATTCCCAACAGAAGAAGAGCAGTTTGAAGCATATAAAGCTGTTGCTGAAAAAATGGAAGGAAAACCAGTTACAATTAGAACTATGGATATAGGTGGAGATAAATCTCTTCCATATATGCAGCTTCCAAAAGAGGAAAATCCATTCTTAGGATGGAGAGCTATAAGAGTATGTCTGGACAGACCTGAAATTCTTAAAACTCAATTCAGAGCATTATTAAGAGCATCAGCTTTTGGACATATCAAAATCATGCTTCCTATGATAATGGACATAACAGAAATCAGAAGATCAAAAGTTATCCTTGAAGAATGTAAAGCTGAATTAATAGCTGAGGGAGCTAAGTTTGATGAAAATATAGCTTTAGGAATAATGGTGGAAACTCCTGCTGTTGCCTTCAGAGCTAGAAACTTTGCTGAAGAGGTAGACTTCTTCTCAATAGGGACTAATGACTTAACACAATATACACTGGCAGTAGATAGAGGAAATGAAAATATTTCTCACTTGTATGATACATACAATCCAACTGTATTGGAAGCTATAAGACTTTCAATAAAAGGTGCTCATGAAGCTGGAATATCTATTTCTATGTGTGGAGAATTTGCTGGAGATGAAAAAGCAACTGCCCTTTTATTCGGAATGGGACTTGATTCATTCTCAATGTCAGCTATATCTGTACCAAGAATTAAGAAAAATATAATGTCTTTAGATAAGAAAAAATGTGAAGCTCTTGTAGAAGAAGTTATGGCATTAAATACATCTGAAGAGATTTTAGAAGTTATTAAAAAGTTTAATAAAGAAAACTTAAAATAA
- a CDS encoding HPr family phosphocarrier protein, which translates to MASKTVEIKNETGLHTRPGNEFVSLAKTFSSQIEVENEAGKRVKGTSLLKLLSLGVKKGTKITVHAEGDDADTAVEQLAHLLENLKD; encoded by the coding sequence ATGGCAAGTAAAACTGTTGAAATCAAAAATGAAACTGGACTACACACTAGACCAGGAAATGAATTTGTAAGTTTAGCTAAAACATTTTCTTCTCAAATTGAAGTAGAAAATGAAGCAGGAAAAAGAGTTAAGGGAACTTCATTGTTAAAATTACTTTCATTAGGAGTTAAAAAAGGTACTAAAATAACTGTACATGCTGAAGGAGATGACGCTGATACAGCTGTAGAACAATTAGCTCACCTTCTTGAAAATTTAAAAGACTAG
- a CDS encoding alpha-hydroxy-acid oxidizing protein has protein sequence MDIKTVKENAREKMKGFCNLCKICDGVWCSGKVPGMGGTGTGESFKNSYLKLKNIKVVMRTIHDATDPILTTNLLGKELSFPCLGAPITGTKFNMGGGVTEEEYCLDVIGGAIDAGTIGMIGDTGDASCYIAGLEAIKANGGMGVAVIKPRSNEEIIKRIRLAEEAGAIAVGVDVDGAGLITMKLFGQPVGPKSFEEIKELVASTKLPFMIKGILSVDEAKLCVEAGVDTIVVSNHGGRVLNETLAPCDVIEDIVKAVGGKINVLVDGSVREGVDILKYMALGAKGVLIGRPLTWGSIGGRQEGVKTIFDTLKGQLIQAMILTGVKDINKIDKKIISK, from the coding sequence GTGGATATTAAAACTGTTAAGGAAAATGCAAGGGAAAAAATGAAAGGTTTTTGTAATTTATGCAAAATTTGTGATGGTGTTTGGTGTTCCGGGAAAGTGCCAGGAATGGGTGGAACTGGAACAGGAGAATCTTTTAAAAACTCATATTTAAAATTGAAAAATATAAAAGTCGTAATGAGAACAATTCATGATGCAACTGACCCGATTTTAACTACTAATCTTTTGGGAAAAGAACTTTCATTTCCATGCCTTGGAGCTCCTATAACTGGAACTAAATTCAACATGGGAGGGGGAGTTACAGAAGAAGAATACTGTCTTGATGTAATAGGAGGAGCTATTGACGCTGGTACTATTGGAATGATTGGAGATACAGGAGATGCTAGCTGCTATATTGCTGGATTAGAAGCTATAAAAGCCAATGGTGGTATGGGAGTTGCTGTTATCAAGCCTAGAAGCAATGAAGAAATAATTAAAAGAATAAGATTAGCTGAGGAAGCTGGAGCCATTGCTGTAGGTGTAGATGTTGATGGAGCTGGACTTATTACTATGAAGCTTTTCGGGCAACCTGTAGGACCAAAATCTTTCGAAGAAATAAAAGAACTTGTTGCTTCAACTAAACTTCCATTTATGATAAAAGGTATACTTAGTGTAGATGAAGCTAAACTTTGTGTAGAAGCTGGAGTAGATACCATTGTTGTTTCTAACCATGGAGGAAGAGTACTTAATGAAACACTTGCCCCTTGTGATGTAATAGAAGATATAGTAAAAGCTGTTGGAGGTAAAATCAATGTACTTGTTGACGGTTCTGTAAGAGAAGGAGTAGATATCCTTAAATATATGGCTCTTGGAGCTAAGGGTGTGCTTATAGGAAGACCTCTTACTTGGGGATCTATTGGAGGAAGACAAGAAGGAGTAAAAACTATATTTGATACACTTAAAGGACAGCTTATACAAGCTATGATTCTTACAGGAGTTAAAGATATAAATAAAATAGATAAAAAAATTATCAGCAAATAA
- a CDS encoding aspartate/glutamate racemase family protein yields the protein MKIAVMAGTPIDTQMGVILLEKRGFSAIPCPISRTSKEQDAIQFLSQKKLFSIVLKKIEEAKNKGAAALFIYCNSLSSALNIPLLKEKTKIPIISPLDSYQKIGLKHSDILLLAANSIATQKVEAVLKSANPEISVLSIGYLNLVHNIENLQDKEQILKESALPKLFNFFNSLPENKNRIVLLACTHFPYLKKEMQELSNYPIIDPVDIMLSYLENL from the coding sequence ATGAAAATAGCTGTTATGGCAGGAACGCCTATTGATACACAAATGGGAGTTATTTTATTAGAAAAAAGAGGATTTTCAGCAATTCCATGTCCAATTTCCAGAACATCAAAAGAACAGGATGCAATACAATTTCTTTCTCAAAAGAAGTTATTTTCAATTGTTTTAAAAAAAATTGAAGAAGCTAAAAACAAAGGAGCTGCTGCCCTATTTATTTATTGTAATTCTCTAAGTTCAGCACTCAATATTCCTCTATTGAAAGAAAAAACAAAAATTCCTATTATTTCTCCTTTAGACAGTTATCAAAAAATTGGATTAAAACATTCTGATATTCTTTTATTAGCAGCTAATAGTATAGCAACTCAAAAAGTAGAAGCTGTTTTAAAAAGTGCAAATCCAGAAATATCAGTTCTTTCAATAGGATACTTAAATCTAGTTCATAATATCGAAAATTTACAAGATAAAGAACAAATTCTAAAAGAGAGTGCTTTACCTAAACTCTTTAACTTTTTTAACTCTTTACCTGAAAATAAAAATAGGATTGTTCTGCTCGCTTGTACACATTTTCCATATTTAAAAAAAGAAATGCAGGAACTAAGTAATTATCCTATTATTGATCCAGTAGATATTATGCTGTCTTATTTAGAAAATTTATAA
- a CDS encoding GNAT family N-acetyltransferase, with protein MEIYKSTINDKENFINMRVSLFKELGEIDENSEIDELVKETGTYYTTHIDKDLFCWFAKINDRIVAVASMCIFCRIPYFQNPVGLEGYILNVYTLPEFRKKGAASKLITEIIAFSKNSTIKKLWLNSSEAGKEIYKSLGFKENDNEMELFL; from the coding sequence ATGGAAATATATAAAAGCACCATAAATGATAAAGAAAATTTTATCAATATGAGAGTTTCTTTATTTAAAGAACTTGGAGAAATAGATGAAAACAGTGAAATTGATGAATTAGTAAAAGAAACTGGAACTTACTATACTACCCATATAGATAAAGATCTGTTCTGCTGGTTCGCCAAAATAAATGACAGAATAGTCGCTGTGGCTTCTATGTGTATCTTTTGCAGAATACCATATTTTCAAAATCCTGTTGGACTTGAAGGTTATATATTAAATGTATACACTCTTCCTGAATTTAGAAAAAAAGGTGCTGCTTCAAAACTTATAACTGAAATAATAGCCTTTTCAAAAAACTCAACTATAAAAAAGCTATGGCTAAACTCCAGTGAAGCTGGAAAAGAGATATATAAATCTTTAGGCTTCAAGGAAAATGACAATGAAATGGAATTATTTCTTTAA
- a CDS encoding transposase zinc-binding domain-containing protein: MQIKHIISKINITNLLGKIKKYFKNEHFEDVKQTIQKFLACSIDKSFLSLQCPNCHDAHKIKVTCKSRFCPSCGKRYSAV, from the coding sequence ATGCAAATCAAACATATTATCTCTAAAATCAATATAACAAATCTTTTAGGTAAAATCAAGAAATATTTTAAAAATGAGCATTTTGAGGATGTTAAACAGACTATTCAAAAATTCTTAGCTTGTTCTATTGATAAATCTTTTCTCTCTCTTCAATGCCCTAATTGTCATGATGCGCATAAAATTAAAGTTACTTGTAAATCTAGATTTTGTCCTTCCTGCGGTAAACGTTATTCTGCTGTTTGA
- a CDS encoding UDP-glucose dehydrogenase family protein, which produces MNIAVIGTGYVGLVQGVIMAEFGAKVICMDIDEHKIETLKEGKVPIYEPGLQELLMKNIKGKRIEFTTDMEYAVKNSEVIFIAVGTPPALDGSADLHYVLDVAANIGKYIDEYKVIVDKSTVPVGTGKKVRDNIQKELDKRGENIEFDIVSNPEFLREGKAVGDCLRPDRIVIGYETEKAKEIMKKVYDVLFINETPFIFTNIETAEMIKYASNAFLAVKISFINEIALLSEKVGSNSQEIARAMGMDGRISPKFLHCGPGYGGSCFPKDTKAIVDIANKYGEEMFVIKAAIEANEKQKRKMVDKIISKMNGVKGKIIGILDLSFKPDTDDMREAPSIDIIRGLVKNGAKIHAYCPEGIKEARWRLADIEKNIIYCADEYSVANDVDGIVLLTEWNQFRGMNMDNIKDRMKDNFYFDMRNVYTKDRKVREIFKYYPIGQN; this is translated from the coding sequence ATGAATATTGCAGTAATAGGGACAGGATATGTTGGACTTGTTCAAGGGGTAATAATGGCAGAATTTGGAGCTAAAGTAATATGTATGGATATAGATGAACATAAAATAGAAACATTAAAAGAAGGAAAAGTACCCATATATGAACCTGGACTTCAAGAACTTTTAATGAAAAATATAAAAGGGAAAAGAATCGAATTTACAACAGATATGGAATATGCTGTAAAAAATTCAGAAGTCATATTTATAGCTGTGGGAACACCTCCTGCTTTAGATGGTTCAGCTGACTTGCATTATGTACTGGATGTAGCAGCCAATATTGGAAAATATATAGACGAATATAAAGTTATTGTAGATAAATCAACAGTTCCTGTAGGAACTGGAAAAAAAGTAAGAGATAATATTCAAAAGGAACTAGATAAAAGAGGAGAAAATATAGAATTTGATATAGTTTCTAATCCAGAATTTTTAAGAGAAGGGAAAGCAGTTGGAGATTGCTTGAGACCAGACAGAATAGTAATAGGTTATGAAACTGAAAAAGCAAAGGAGATAATGAAAAAAGTATATGATGTACTCTTTATAAACGAAACTCCCTTTATATTTACTAACATAGAAACAGCAGAGATGATAAAGTATGCATCAAATGCTTTTCTTGCAGTAAAGATTTCATTTATTAATGAAATAGCTCTCTTATCTGAAAAAGTAGGTTCTAATTCACAGGAAATAGCAAGGGCAATGGGAATGGATGGAAGAATATCACCCAAATTTTTACATTGTGGACCTGGATATGGAGGTTCATGTTTTCCAAAAGATACAAAAGCTATTGTGGATATAGCTAATAAATATGGAGAGGAGATGTTTGTGATAAAAGCTGCTATTGAAGCAAATGAAAAACAAAAAAGAAAGATGGTAGATAAAATAATCAGTAAGATGAATGGAGTAAAAGGGAAAATAATTGGAATACTGGATCTTTCTTTTAAACCTGATACAGATGATATGAGAGAAGCTCCAAGTATAGATATAATAAGAGGACTTGTAAAAAATGGAGCAAAAATACATGCTTACTGCCCAGAAGGAATAAAAGAAGCAAGATGGAGATTAGCAGATATAGAAAAAAATATAATATACTGTGCAGATGAATATTCAGTAGCTAATGATGTAGATGGTATTGTTTTGCTGACTGAATGGAATCAATTTAGAGGAATGAATATGGACAACATTAAGGACAGAATGAAAGATAACTTTTATTTTGATATGAGAAATGTTTATACAAAAGATAGAAAAGTAAGAGAGATTTTTAAATATTATCCTATAGGACAAAATTAA
- a CDS encoding GDP-mannose 4,6-dehydratase, with product MKILVTGAVGFIGSHLIERLLKENHKVIGIDNFDEYYSLDIKCRNVLESIEKRGELASVLKLKNREEKIAYLIKITSSEDYKLYYSDIRDKKNLEEIFKKEKPEFVINLAGLAGVRPSLEKPLEYEEVNVRGTMNILEICKKLGIKKFIQASSSSVYGNNKKAPFKETDIVDFAISPYAATKKSCEVIGHVYHKLYNIDMFQLRFFTVYGERQRPDLAIYKFTKMILEGEKIPFYGDGNTFRDYTYIKDIIQGIQKSIDYLRSNSNVYEILNLGESNTVSLKEMVETIENELKIEAKINKLPMQMGDVDKTYADIKKARELIGYNPETEFKEGIKKFVKWFKENN from the coding sequence ATGAAAATATTAGTAACAGGAGCAGTGGGATTCATAGGGTCGCATTTAATAGAGAGATTGCTGAAAGAAAATCACAAAGTGATAGGTATAGATAATTTTGATGAATATTATTCTTTGGATATAAAATGCAGAAATGTCTTAGAGTCTATAGAAAAAAGAGGAGAGCTAGCTTCTGTACTGAAATTAAAAAATAGAGAGGAGAAAATTGCATATCTTATAAAAATCACTTCAAGTGAAGACTACAAACTTTATTATTCTGATATAAGAGATAAAAAGAATTTAGAGGAAATTTTTAAAAAAGAAAAACCTGAGTTTGTAATTAATCTGGCAGGTTTAGCAGGAGTAAGACCTTCTTTAGAAAAGCCTTTAGAATATGAAGAGGTTAATGTCAGGGGAACTATGAATATTCTTGAAATATGTAAAAAATTAGGAATAAAAAAATTCATACAGGCTTCATCATCATCTGTATATGGAAATAATAAAAAGGCTCCTTTTAAAGAAACAGACATTGTAGATTTTGCTATTTCTCCATATGCAGCAACTAAGAAGAGCTGTGAAGTAATAGGGCATGTATATCATAAATTATATAACATAGATATGTTTCAATTAAGGTTTTTCACTGTATATGGTGAAAGGCAAAGACCAGATCTTGCAATTTATAAGTTCACAAAAATGATACTTGAAGGTGAAAAAATTCCTTTTTATGGAGATGGAAATACATTTAGAGATTATACATATATAAAAGATATTATACAGGGAATACAAAAATCTATTGATTATTTAAGGAGTAATTCTAATGTTTATGAAATATTGAATCTTGGTGAATCTAATACAGTATCTTTAAAAGAAATGGTAGAAACAATAGAGAATGAACTTAAAATAGAAGCAAAAATAAATAAACTTCCTATGCAGATGGGAGATGTAGATAAGACTTATGCAGATATTAAAAAAGCAAGAGAATTAATAGGATACAATCCAGAAACAGAGTTTAAAGAGGGAATAAAAAAGTTTGTTAAATGGTTTAAGGAAAATAATTAG